The stretch of DNA ACAGCAAACCGAGTACAACGGTAATAAAGAGAATGAGACCGACGACCGGCTTGTAGGAGACGTCATTCTCCAGGAGCCCCAGCATTTCCAGCTGGCGGTAGACTTCTCTGTCAATTAAATGCCCTTCCTGCACAATTACTTGTCCCTGCAGGATTCTAACAGGCTCCACCTGTTTGGCCGCTTCCTTCTTTCTTTGCTGGGTTAATTCCTTATCATATACTTCAGTCGGCACCACTGCATAGCTGGCGATTGCCGCGGCCGCTTCTTGATACTCCTCCCGGATAGAGGAATTGTTAACCTTGCTGACCACATCTTTTTTTGCTTTTCCCAGCTCTTCCTCGCGAATTCTTTTTTGCAAGGCTGCTTCAACAATCTTTATAGTCTTTCGCTTTAATTCGGATAATTCTTTCGGTTTGATTTCCAAAAGCGTGTCCAGCACAGGCTCATCCAGCGCTTTATGCAAATCCCCCTGGGCGCTGTCCTCCAGCTGTTTCTTCAAAAAGGATAATTGCTTGTCTTCTTCTCCGGAATACTTGCTCTGAGCTTCAAACACGTAATCAAATAATGAATCCACCAGCGACATTCGGTTGCTTGTTTCTTCACTTTTGTAAGTATACACATCGTCGACTTCTACCGCTGCTCTTTTTTGCTCTTCTTTTGTCTTTCTTTCATCCACCATAGTGGCAGGCGCGCGGATCGTCCTGTCTGAGACGGAGAAAAGCTCGATTTTATAAGTTTCGGGTTTCACATGGGAAAATAACAGTCCGAACATCACAATAGCCAGCAGCAAGAAGATGAATAAAATAAATACTTGAAAGCTAATGTATGAACGGATGCGGGAAATGATTGATTGTATGTCCATAAATCCTCCTATTAGCTGCCTGCGCTCTTTCTTGAAGATGGTTATATGTAAAATGATAACAGCTTTTCTCGAAAAAATCATGTCCTGTCTGCTTAAAAACAGAAGGAAAAAAGGAAGCTGCCCGACAAGCGTCCGCATGCGCCGCAGCCCGCCGTGCTCTTCCTCTCAAAGGCGGTCTGTTCGATTCAAGTCTTCAGCCGTGCTTGTCTCCAGTCTGACAAGCACGGCTGAAGAAAGTTCCCTCTCAAAAAAAGAGTGCAGACAAAGCCGCTCCACACTTTGTCTGCACTCTAGCCTTTTATCCCGCATGCAAGATGCCGTAAGCCCCCGCTGCTAAAATGGAGCGGGGGCTTACGGCATTTAATTGACTGTGTACAATACAGGGGACAAAGACGCTGCGAGGTTAGCCTTTGTTCTTCTTTTCATCAGTGAGGGAGGAACAAACTCCTGCTGTTTGACAGTTCCTTTATTCTTCTGCTTCATCATAAGCCTGGATAATCTGCGCAACAAGCGGATGGCGCACGACATCGCTCTGGTCGAGATAAACAAACGAAACAGACGGAACCTTCTTGATAATCTTCTCCGCAGACACCAAGCCGGACTGTACCCCTTTCGGCAAGTCTATTTGCGTGCGATCTCCTGTAACAACCATTTTTGATCCAAACCCGAGACGAGTTAAGAACATTTTCATCTGCGCTTTCGTAGTGTTTTGCGCTTCGTCTAAAATCACAAAAGCATCATCAAGCGTCCGGCCGCGCATATAGGCAAGAGGCGCAATTTCAATGACCCCGCGTTCAATCAGCCGTTGAGTATGCTCTGCACCGAGCACATCATGCAGCGCATCATAAAGCGGACGCAAATAAGGGTCCACCTTTTCTTTAAGATCACCCGGCAGGAAACCGAGACTTTCCCCAGCCTCAACAGCCGGACGAGTTAAGATTATTCTTTTAACCTCTCCTTTTTTCAATGCGTGAACGGCCATCACCACCGCTAAATAGGTTTTTCCTGTGCCTGCCGGACCGATGCCAAAGACAAGATCTTTCCGGCGGATCGCCATCACATACTCCTGCTGTCCAAGCGTTTTAATTCGAATGGACTTTCCTTTGGCGTTTTTAGTGATTTCTTGGTTGTATAATTCTTCTAAATACTCTATCGTTCCATTTCGGGCCATCTGAACCGCATTGGTGATGTCCCTTTCACTGATTTGTATCCCTTTGCGGATGATGAGCAGCAAACGGTAAATAATCTCCCGGACAAGCGCCGCAGCTTCTTCCTCGCCGGCGATGTGTATCGTTTCTCCTCGAGTGATAATCGAAACGTGAAACTGCTCTTCAAGAATGGTTAAGTTTTTATCTGATACACCAAACAGAGCGGCTGCTTCATTTGGGTTTTCAAGTTGAATGTTCATTATGTTTTTCTCTTTTGGCATTCTTTATATCTCCTTGAATAATTCGTTGTTCAATCGCGATGTCTTCTAGGACTTGGAAGTGGATGCTCAAACTCACTTTACCATTCTTAAGCTGCTTGTGTAAAATTTTTTTTCCTATTATTTTCGATTTTTCAGGCAGCTTGATCAGCAGATCTTTCTCAGCCGCCTTCAATGCTTGCCGTTCCGCCTCTTCTTCTGAATAGATGCGTTTAACTCGGCGGCTTTCGTAATAGCTGTTTTTCACATACGTTACCGGGAGCTTAATTCCAAGAAAAGAAATCGCCTGTTCTTGCTCGTCCGTTTTATATTGAGTAAATTCCGGGTCCTGAAATCCCCAGACCGGAAGCTTGGCGCCCTTCACTTTCAGCCAATGCTTTCTAACATGGTGACCGCTAAGCGAATAGAAATCAGTCGCTAAGGGAAGTTCGACCGTCGTTTTGTACCAAGTCTCGCCATAGACCTTTCCGGAAGCCGCAACTCTTCTTGGCTTTTCCTCATTGCCAATATATCCCGAAACAAGCAGCTGTCCCTTGCGGACAAATTGATTTCTTTTAACTACCGATTGACCTTTCTCCACATACATTTTTATCACCACCGCATCTTTCGCTGAAACAAGATGACGGGGGCCTGTCCCCTTTCTCTCTTTGGGTGCATGCTTTTCTACTACCCGAAAATGATAGGTGCTTCCTCTTAATTCCACCCCTACCCACGTTAATCCTTCCACTTCATTAAACAGCTTCCTTTGAACGGTTTCCGGATCATCAACGGCCAGTATCAGCTTTCCCTTTTGAACGCCGATCCTATCCAACTGCTTGCGAAGCTTATGCTCCATTTCCGGGCTTGCACCTTCAATATCAATCCGCCAAATGATGTTGGAAAGCAGCAGAACTAGAAAAAGAAAAGCGATAGCTCCAACTAGAAACCCCGCGCTCCTCAAGAGACGCTTCGTCAGAAAGGGCAAGCCCTCCCCTTTGAGAATTATTATTTCTCCGTCAAATTGGCGGGCACATTTTCTCATGCTGGACAAATGACGAAGAGATATGGAAAAGCGGATCGTGCCTTCTCCATCATGCTTTATTTGCCAAATCGGGATGCCCGAGCGGTTCAGTTGATTGATAAATCGCGCTGTGCCAGCACCTGTTGCTTTCACATGAACGATTCCATAAACAAAAGCAAGCCACTGATTGTTCAAGCTTTCTCCCCCTTACCCTTCCAAAAAAATAAGCGTTTCAATTTTCCCTTCGAGCAGAATCTCCTCTGGCAAGATGGTCTTGATGGTAAAGGATTGGCCTTTAATTAACAGCTGCCCTTTTGCCAAAAGCAGTCTGACTTCTTTATCTGAAAAAGCAAGTAGCCCCCGATGATTTTCAATGTAAATATGAAGCTGACCAATCATCGTGATTCGCGGCAGGTCCATCATGACATCTTCAGGAAGGTTCATTGATTTTGTCAGCCAGCTCTTCATTTGCTGTCCCCACTTTTTTCTCATAAAAAAGAACCCCCCTCTCCTTTCAAAGATATGAAAGGAAAGGAAGGTTCATGTCTGTTTATTTCCTTCTGCGGGCCTTTGGGGGAGATAGAACTTCAGCGAAAATAATGCCTTTTAGAAGATCGTCCTCCAGCTTTGAAGGAGGGGCCTGTTCGTCTTCAGCTTCATTCTTGCCCATTCGCCCCTGCCTTCTTTTTTCATTGGGTGCCGGCTGATTGTCCTCCTCAGCCTTCGCTTTCTGAACGGCCGGCTCACGCTGCTGATCCCCCATTTGTATATCGCCTTCAATCATGGGCGCTTCCGGCCTTTCCGGCGAACGGGGGCGGCTTTTGGGCTTTCGCTTTGTTTTCTCTTCTCCTGACAGCCTGTTAAATATATTGACAATTAAACCAATTATAATCGCTGCAATAATCGATTCAATCGCAAAGACCTCCCTTCAAGGCAAGACGGATTGATTTAGCTTTCATCACCTTTATCACCCTTTTTTCCGCCGGCCATTTTGCCAATTGAACCGCGCATATCTGTATCGGCATCAATATTTTTATAATTCATATAGTCCATGACACCGATATTGCCGCTTCGCAATGCTTCAGCCATTGCTAAAGGCACATCCGCTTCTGCCTCTACTACTTTCGCACGCATTTCTTGCACGCGGGCTTTCATTTCCTGCTCGCTGGCAACGGCCATTGCCCGGCGTTCTTCCGCTTTGGCCTGAGCAATATTCTTGTCGGCTTCCGCCTGCTCTGTCTGCAATTCCGCACCGATATTCTTGCCGATATCCACATCGGCAATATCAATCGATAGAATTTCAAAAGCCGTTCCAGCATCCAGACCTTTGCCCAGTACCGTTTGCGAGATCATATCGGGATTTTCCAGCACTTTTTTATGATTATCACTCGAACCGATCGTCGATACAATGCCTTCCCCTACCCGGGCAACAACCGTGTCTTCGCCGGCCCCTCCGACTAAGCGATCAATATTGGCTCGTACAGTGATGCGGGCTTTTGCTTTTACTTCAATGCCATCCATCGCCACCCCGGCAATAAAGGGAGTTTCAATCACTTTCGGATTCACGCTCATTTGAACCGCTTCTAACACGTCGCGGCCGGCGAGGTCAATGGCTGCACATCGTTCAAATGTTAATTCAATATTGGCGCGATGGGCAGCGATCAAAGCATTCACGACGCGATCTACATTTCCTCCAGCTAAATAATGGCTTTCCAGCTGATTCGTACTTACGTTGATTCCTGCTTTAGAAGCTTTAATTAACGGGTTAATGACCCGGCTTGGAATCACGCGGCGAAGCCTCATTCCAATCAATGTGAATATGCTGACTTTCACCCCGGCCGCTAATGCAGAAATCCATAGCATAACGGGCACAAAGGTAAATAAGACCGCTAATAAAATCACGCCAATTACAACAGCTGCTATAATCATCACTAATCCAGCGTCCATGTTAACGCCTCCTTTATTCTTCTATTTCTCTCACGACGATGCGTGAGCCCTCCACCTTGACAATAATGACTTTCTTTTGCGCTTCGATAAAACCGCCTTCCGTAACCGCATCAATCCGCTCGCCATCCACAATGACAGTGCCTGCGGGCCGAAATGGCGTTTTCGCAAGACCGGTTTTGCCAATCAGTTCTAAACGGCTTATGTTAGAGACATAACCGCTTTCCGTATTGGTCGAGTCCGACAATATCATCCTTTTAAAAAATTTCATTTTTTTACCAAGCACCTTTACCATTAAAATCATTCCCAGAAGAGCAACAGCTACAGCAATCAGTATCGACATGCCCATCCACTTAACATCCTCTCCGGCAAGGATAATACTGCCGGCGACGGCCGATATTCCAAGAAAACCAGCAATCCCGCCTGGCAAAAACAGCTCCGCCAAAACGAGCAGGACGCCAATGGCAAAAAGCACAATCGACTCATACCCTGCCAGCCCCGCCACAAGATGCCCATAGAAGAACAGCAAAAGCGAGGAGAGGCCAATAGAACCAGGAAGACCGAACCCCGGAGAATACAGCTCTAAAATCAAGCCAAGGCTTGCTAGTGATAATAAGATTGGAACGACCACCGGACTGGTAACAAAGCGGGCGACCTTGTCTGCCCAGCTTTCTTCCACCTTTTTCAGCGGCGCTTGGGCCGCCTGTTCCGCCTTCAGCACATCATCCAAATGCCGAACGGTTGCTTTAGAATAGCCTGTCTCAAGCGCTTCCTTTGAAGAAAATGTTAACAGTTCGCCTTTTGGGGCATGGTACTGCGGCAGATGGATCGCGGGATCGGCCATCGCCATTGCATACAAAGGATCTAACCCATTATTTTCAGCTGCGCTCTTCATCGCTGAGCGCCAATAGCTTTGCGCCTTTTTATCAGCCGCATTCCCCTGCTGATCGATAATCGCAGCTGCCCCTATTTGAGCATTGGGAACCATATAAATGGCGTCTGCATGAAGAGAAATAAAGGCCCCTGCTGATAAGGCGCGATCATTGATGAAGGCGACTGTGCGAATCTTTGTTTCATCTAGCAGCTTGCCAATTTCACCGGCGGCATTTACTTGTCCTCCCGGCGTGTGAATATCCAGCACAATTAACTGAGCGCCGTTTGCCTCCGCCTCTTCAAATCCCCTCTTTAAAAAGGCATGCAGACCCTTTTCCACTTCATTATGAACAGGAATGACATACACAGCATGATTCTCTGCATTGGAGGGGGAGGGAGACAGGATGAATCCGATGATCAGGAGAATGAAACCAGCAGCTAATAATTGAAAACGACGTATAAAACCCACCGCCTTTTCTAAGTTCATTACTCTCTATACGTTCATTGTAAGGAAAAAGTTTCACTATTAAAAGAAGCACTGCAAATTGAGATCATAAAAAAAGAGACAGCAATCAATTGCTGTCTCTTTTTTTATGACAAATGCTTCTGAACCAGCTTATTAACAGCGCCGCCGTCCGCTTTTCCTTTCACTTTCGGCATAAGCGCGCTCATCACTTTACCGATATCCGCTTTCGAAGAAGCCTGAACTTCCGCAATCGTTTCTTTGACCATTGCTTCCAATTCTTCGTCTGAAAGCTGCTGCGGCATATATTCGTTCACGTAAGTTAGTTCAGTCTGAATTTTTGAAACAAGATCTGCGCGTCCCGCTTTCTCAAATTCATGGAGGGAGTCTTTGCGTTGTTTCACTTCGCGAGAAAGAACCGTCAATTCTTCATCTTCTGTCAATTCTTTATGTCCAGCTTTAATAGCCTCGTTTTGCAAAGCCGCTTTCAACATGCGAATGACAGTCAATTTATCTTTTTCTTTATTTTTCATCGCTTGCTTCATATCATTGTTTAAACGCTCGAGAAGACTCATTCTTATACCCTCTCTCTCTTTACCACTTACGTTTTCTAGCCGCTTCAGATTTCTTTTTACGCTTTACGCTTGGTTTTTCATAAAATTCACGTTTTCTATATTCTTGTAAAGTTCCAGTTTTGGAAACAGAACGTTTGAAACGACGTAGAGCATCTTCAAGCGATTCGTTTTTGCGAACAACTGTTTTTGACATTTCTCTTTCCCTCCCTCCGAACACTTACGATTACATGTTCCGTTATGGAAATTCCATGTACTAAATAATTATAATACATGCTGCTGAAGCGGTCAAGAAATTTTCTTTACAAGCTTTTCGTTTAGTAGGAAGAATCTGACTTCAGCCCTTGGATGATCTTCACCCCTGAGCTGGCGCCGATCCTAGTCGCCCCGGCTTTAATCATGTTCTCCGCATCCTCTTTGCTGCGCACGCCGCCGGATGCTTTCACTCCCACATGAGGCCCTACTGTCCGTCTCATTAAGGCCACATCTTCAACCGTCGCTCCGCCTGTTGAGAAACCGGTGGATGTTTTCACATAATCCGCTCCAGCCGCAACGGCCAGCTGACAAGCTTTTTGCTTTTCTTCATCTGTCAATAAACTCGTTTCAATAATTACTTTAGATAGCGCCTTTCCTTTGGCAGCAGCCGTCACGGCTTGAATATCTTTCAGAACCGTTTCCTCGTCGCCGTCTTTTAATGCGCCAATATTGAGAACCATATCCACTTCCTGAGCGCCTTTTTGAATGACGTCTTTTGTTTCAAAGGCTTTTACTTCGGTTGTGGTAGCCCCTAAAGGAAAACCGATGACTGTGCACACTTTCACTTCCGTCCCTGCTAACTGCTCGCTAGCAAAAGCGACCCATGAAGGATTCACACATACCGAAGCAAACCCATATGCTTTAGCTTCTTCGCACAGCTTTTTTATTTCCTCTTTTGTTGCGTCCGCTTTTAACAGCGTATGATCAATTGTTTTGGCCATATCTCCAAATTGTTTCGTTATCATGAATAATCTCCCTCCAGAAGAGTTGTCCGTACCTCTTTATCTTATCATCGACAGCTGGAAAATGCGAGAAAGCGGGCATTCGATTTTAAAATTACCCTATTTTGATAAAAATAAAAGCCTTTTATGCAGATTTTGCACAAAAGGCTCTTTCTTATTTCGCCGTCTTAAGCTCATCTTCCATCACGCGGACAAATTGTCCCTCATTATGGGGATAGCCGGCTTGGGTAATTTTCACCTTTACGATCTGCCCGACCATCGCTTCTGTTGCCGGGAAGACGACTTTCAAATAGTTATCTGTATAGCCTACATACAGGTCATCCCGATCTGTTTCTTTAAAACGCTCCTCGGGAATCACTTCCAAAACCTCTCCTTCAAAACGGGAGGCATATTCTTTAGCCAGCTGATCAGACAGCGCAATCAAGCGGTGAACGCGGTCATGTTTCACCTCTTCATCGACCTGATTCTCCATGCGGGCAGCCGGTGTGCCTGTCCGTTTAGAATAAGGGAACACATGAAGCTCTGAGAATTTATGCTCTTTAACAAAGCGATACGTTTCCATAAACTCCTCTTCCGTTTCGCCTGGAAATCCGACAATGACATCAGACGTAACAGCAAGACCGGGAAGCGCCTCTTTCAATCGGTTTAAGCGGTCTGCGAATTGCTCCATTGTATATTTGCGCCGCATTCTTTTCAATACGGTGTCTGATCCTGATTGCAGCGGAATGTGCAAATGTCTCACTACAATGTTGGAACGGTCAATCACCTCAATCACTTCATCGGTTAACTGGCTCGCTTCAATGGAAGAAATGCGAACGCGCTTTAACCCTTTGACTTGCTCCAAGTCCCGAAGAAGCATAGCCAAGTTGTAATCCTTCATATCTGAACCGTAGCCGCCCGTATGGATCCCCGTTAATACAATCTCTTTATAGCCGGCATCCACCAGCTGCTGAGCTTGCCGGAGAACTTCTTGCGGATCACGGGAGCGCATTAAACCGCGCGCCCATGGAATAATACAAAACGTGCAGAAATTATTGCAGCCTTCTTGTATTTTCAAAGAAGCGCGGGTGCGGTCCGTAAAGGCGGGAACGTCTAATTCCTCATACACGCGATTCTTCATAATATTACCCACACCGTTAATCGGCTGCCGCTCTTTTTTAAATTGTTCAATGTAATCAAGCATCTTCACGCGATCCTGCGTTCCGACAACGACATCCACTCCAGGAATAGCCATGATCTCAGCAGGAGAGGTTTGGGCATAGCAGCCAGTGACGCAAATGACGGCATCGGGATTTTTACGAACAGCGCGGCGAATCACTTGGCGGCTTTTCTTGTCACCTGTATTGGTTACGGTACAAGTGTTGATCACATATACATCCGCTGCCGATTCAAAGTCTACCCGTTCATAATTTTGCTGTTTAAACAGCTGCCAAATCGCTTCTGTTTCATAATGATTTACTTTACAACCTAAAGTATACATAGCTACGGTTTTACGAAGCTCTTTACTCATATATTTCATCCTTTCATTATATCCACTCAAACAATGTCAACGAAATTAATAATATCATATCATTATACTTTCTTTCTAACCTAATTAGCTCATCGTTTCAATCATGTTTTTACTGGAATTTTTTCTATCGCCATTTATGAATGGTTTATCACCAAAAAACCGGGGATGAAAATCTCAATGTCCGGTTTCCAAGCAAAGAAGCAGGAAAAAATAAGCGTCGGCTACGGTGTCCAAAACCACCTCATTTGAGGAGTTTGATTTTATTGATGGTTCCCTCCATTCTCTCGTTGGAAAGCGGTGAAATGATCGCATCCAACAACTCTTCTTCACATACAATCAAGGCTTCAGCTACCTTTGAAATCGTTCCCTGATACCGTTTGAAACACTTATCAGCTTGTCGTTTTGTTGTACTTGAGGACGTGTCGCATATGCTATAAGGATTGATCAAGATGTTCCGCTTGCCCCCCTTCCTCGCACCACGAAGCAACGAATCCTTTTTCTTCTTTAGTTAAAGCGCTCGGACAATGGTCGATCAAACGTTCTTGTGAAAAGCATGTCTGCTCATCCCCATAAAGGTGTTGAACCTCTTCTTCCGCCTGGTTTTGAAAAATAAAAGCAGGCTGAGACCTGAGTGGAAAATCATTGGAATTGGGATAAGCCTAAAAGTAATGGGGCTGTCCCAAAAGTCGGTGAAACCGACTTTTGAGGACGGCCCCTGTTTTTTTTCTATTTTTAAGCACAAAAAAATCGCTCTTTCTTGTAAAATGTAAGTAACCAAACCAACACATACAAAAGGAGCGATTTTTTTATGAGCAGCCAAAAGACTACTCCCACAAATTATAACACGGACCAGTTGTCTTTACCACTAGAAACGGAAGAGGTGTCCACGCAAAAAAAGAACTTCCGTTCCAAACCTGTCTTTGTTTCCTATCAAACAGACCAGCTGATGCTTCCGATGGATCTCAGTGACTGGATTCCTGCACACCATGTCTCCCGTTTTATCCATGAGATGATTGAAAACATGCCCGATGAGCTGTTCATCAAGCCTTATAAAGGCGGCGGCCGAAGTGCCTATCACCCCAAAATGATGGTCAAAATTCTTCTTTATGCGTACTCGCAAAAGGTCTATTCCTGCCGAGGAATCGCGAAGATGCTAGACGAAAACCTGCCGATGATTTGGCTCTCTGCCATGCAAAAACCAGATTTCCGTACGATTAACCGTTTCCGCAGCGGGCAGATGAAATCCATGATCGACACGCTGTTCGAGGAAATGATTCTCCTCTTGATTGAAAACCAATATATTTCCATGGAGAACTATTTTCTGGACGGCACAAAGATCGAGGCAAATGCCAATAAATACTCCTTTTCCTGGAAAAAAGCGACGATGAGATTTGAAGCGAAATTAAGAGAGAAGATCAAGGAGACCCTGCACCACATTCAAGAGATCGTGGAGGCAGATGAAGCTTCTATGATCGCGGAATGCCTGGAGGCGAAAAAAGTCAGCCCTGAACAATTGGCGCAAGTGGAAACGGTTCTGGAAAAGAAAATGGAACAGATAGAGAAAGACGTGGCGCAAGAAGATAGGAAAGAACGCAAGGCTAAGCGCCAAAAGCGATCCTTTGTTCAAAAGCTGGCAAAATCCGTAAGCAGGGATTTTATTCCGCGCCTGGTGAAATATAAACAACAAATGGAGACATACGGCGACCGAAACAGCTTTTCCAAAACCGATACAGATGCCACGTTTATGAGAATGAAAGAAGATCACATGAAAAACGGACAGCTAAAGCCTGGCTACAATGTGCAGATGGCAACGGAAAACCAATTTGTTTTGTTCTATACCATTCACCAGCGCCCAACGGATACTCGCTGTTTCATTCCGCACATGGAGAAACTGAAAGGCTCTCGCCTGCCGTTTCCGAAAAAAGTGATCGCCGATGCCGGCTATGGAAGCGAAAGCAACTATGTATATGCGACGGAAGAAAAAATGGACTATTTGATTCCTTATAATACCTATCTGAAAGAACAAAAACGCAGGTATAAAAAAGATCGTTTCCAGCCAAGGAACTGGACCTATATAGAAGAAGATGACGTATATATCTGTCCGAATGACCGCCGCATTCGCTTCAAACGTTATTCCACCCGTACGGATTCTTACGGGATGAAGAGAGATTTTAAAATTTATGAATGTGAGGATTGTACAGACTGCCCGCTGAAAGCCCTATGCACAAAATCGAAAGGGAACCGGCAGATTCATTACAACCCCGTGTACGAAGAAATGAAAGCAAAAGCCAAGAACAGCCTTTGGTCTGACGAGAACACACCGATTTATGCCCGGCGGAAAGTCGAGGTCGAAAGTGCGTTCGGTCATATCAAGGGCAATCGGTCGTTCCGCAGATTTTCCTTGCGGGGGATCGACAAGGTGCACACGGAATTTGGGATTGTGGCGTTAGCCCACAACTTCCTGAAAATGGCGGGCCTAGCCCAAACATTTTCAGGAAACCCGCTTACAATGAAAGAACGCGGAGAGAAAAACGAGTTGTTTTTCTCTCCGCGTTCTTATTTTAGGGGCTTATGGGACAGCCCCATTTTGATTTTCACTATGTTTAGTCCCAGCCTCTAATTATATCTTTTCATTTCTTTTTTATTTTGAAAAGATTTTTCTCCACCACTATGCGCACTTCTTCCTCATGAATGCCAGAAATTCAAAAAACCATTCCTGTTTTACATTTCTCAATATAAACAGGCTCTTTTTATTCATTTACTTCACAGGCGACAATTCATCCTCCGTCACCCATTTATGATTCTTT from Bacillus xiapuensis encodes:
- a CDS encoding IS1182 family transposase encodes the protein MSSQKTTPTNYNTDQLSLPLETEEVSTQKKNFRSKPVFVSYQTDQLMLPMDLSDWIPAHHVSRFIHEMIENMPDELFIKPYKGGGRSAYHPKMMVKILLYAYSQKVYSCRGIAKMLDENLPMIWLSAMQKPDFRTINRFRSGQMKSMIDTLFEEMILLLIENQYISMENYFLDGTKIEANANKYSFSWKKATMRFEAKLREKIKETLHHIQEIVEADEASMIAECLEAKKVSPEQLAQVETVLEKKMEQIEKDVAQEDRKERKAKRQKRSFVQKLAKSVSRDFIPRLVKYKQQMETYGDRNSFSKTDTDATFMRMKEDHMKNGQLKPGYNVQMATENQFVLFYTIHQRPTDTRCFIPHMEKLKGSRLPFPKKVIADAGYGSESNYVYATEEKMDYLIPYNTYLKEQKRRYKKDRFQPRNWTYIEEDDVYICPNDRRIRFKRYSTRTDSYGMKRDFKIYECEDCTDCPLKALCTKSKGNRQIHYNPVYEEMKAKAKNSLWSDENTPIYARRKVEVESAFGHIKGNRSFRRFSLRGIDKVHTEFGIVALAHNFLKMAGLAQTFSGNPLTMKERGEKNELFFSPRSYFRGLWDSPILIFTMFSPSL